In Alteribacter lacisalsi, a genomic segment contains:
- a CDS encoding PepSY domain-containing protein: MSWKRFIAGVAVGVAATWLAKEQLEKNDCNLSPEKALKIVKRKMKDFGSIDGSWIHMMAEDFHNDNLSYSVYRGGVSCTIDGQLHAFEFLVDATTGTILKLKKQDD; this comes from the coding sequence ATGAGTTGGAAGCGTTTTATTGCCGGTGTTGCTGTTGGAGTAGCCGCAACATGGCTCGCAAAAGAGCAGTTGGAGAAAAACGACTGTAATCTTTCTCCTGAAAAAGCATTAAAAATTGTAAAACGGAAGATGAAGGACTTCGGTTCCATTGATGGGTCCTGGATTCACATGATGGCAGAGGATTTTCATAATGATAACCTCTCCTATTCTGTTTACCGCGGCGGGGTTTCCTGCACGATTGACGGTCAGCTTCATGCATTTGAATTTCTCGTGGATGCCACTACAGGAACAATATTAAAATTAAAAAAACAGGACGATTGA